A single region of the Streptomyces caelestis genome encodes:
- a CDS encoding MFS transporter — MSGTTTAAALRRRAAGAGANRWVVLVVLCVSLLLVAVDATVLHVAVPAVTEDLKPGGIELLWIVDVYPLVCASLLILFGTLGDRVGRRRVLLLGYALFGVASGLAALADNAQVLIVARALLGVGGAMIMPATLSILRQVFPDRRERALAIGIWSAVAAVGAAVGPLLGGFLLEHFWWGSVFLVNIPLMLVSLPVGRLLLPESKGDGEGPWDVVGALMAAVGLFGVVLGVKRLGGGESVGSLLTVLPLVVGAALLVAFVRRQRRRAQPLVDLKMFSRPAFSTSVGCIVLAMLALVGLELIAAQYLQLVLGLSPLETGLRLLPLTFAAMAAGLAGARMLRRFGPRRMVCAGFCLTAFAVVLLTALGRTDDCALMLTGFVLLGFGLETTLFGAYESMLSEAPPEQAGGAAAIGETSYQLGAGIGIALLGTVMNAAYAPGLSDVPGVPESASSSAGHSLGEAYEVAAQLGGTAGVALRHAARDAFVHGLHVTLLVSAGLLLLGAVMALRLPRGMQCEGAGAVELPAPRDSPESRVSV, encoded by the coding sequence CGCCGTCACCGAGGACCTGAAGCCCGGCGGGATAGAGCTGCTCTGGATCGTCGACGTCTACCCGCTCGTCTGCGCCTCGCTGCTGATCCTGTTCGGCACGCTGGGCGACCGCGTCGGCCGCAGGAGAGTCCTGCTCCTCGGGTACGCGCTGTTCGGCGTCGCCTCCGGCCTGGCGGCCCTGGCGGACAACGCGCAGGTGCTGATCGTGGCGCGGGCGCTGCTCGGCGTGGGCGGCGCGATGATCATGCCGGCGACCCTGTCGATCCTGCGGCAGGTCTTCCCCGACCGGCGCGAGCGGGCGCTCGCGATCGGCATCTGGAGCGCCGTGGCCGCGGTGGGCGCGGCGGTCGGACCGCTGCTCGGCGGCTTCCTGCTGGAGCACTTCTGGTGGGGCTCGGTCTTCCTCGTCAACATACCGTTGATGCTGGTCAGCCTCCCGGTGGGGCGACTGCTGCTGCCCGAGTCGAAGGGCGACGGCGAAGGGCCCTGGGACGTGGTCGGCGCGCTGATGGCGGCCGTCGGACTGTTCGGGGTCGTGCTGGGCGTCAAGCGGCTCGGGGGCGGGGAGTCGGTGGGGAGCCTGCTCACCGTGCTGCCGCTGGTCGTGGGCGCGGCGCTGCTGGTCGCCTTCGTACGGCGGCAGCGGCGGCGGGCGCAGCCGCTGGTCGACCTCAAGATGTTCTCGCGGCCGGCGTTCAGCACGTCCGTCGGATGCATCGTGCTGGCGATGCTCGCGCTGGTCGGTCTCGAACTGATCGCCGCGCAGTACCTCCAGCTCGTGCTCGGGCTGTCGCCGCTGGAGACGGGGCTGCGGCTGCTGCCGCTGACCTTCGCGGCGATGGCGGCAGGGCTGGCCGGGGCGCGGATGCTGCGGCGGTTCGGGCCGCGGCGGATGGTGTGCGCCGGGTTCTGCCTGACCGCGTTCGCGGTGGTGCTGCTGACGGCCCTGGGCCGGACGGACGACTGCGCGCTGATGCTGACCGGGTTCGTGCTGCTCGGCTTCGGGCTGGAGACGACGCTGTTCGGGGCGTACGAGTCGATGCTGAGCGAGGCGCCGCCGGAGCAGGCGGGAGGCGCGGCGGCGATCGGGGAGACGTCGTACCAGCTGGGGGCGGGGATCGGGATCGCCCTGCTCGGCACGGTGATGAACGCGGCCTACGCGCCCGGGCTGTCGGACGTGCCCGGTGTGCCGGAGTCGGCGTCCTCCTCGGCGGGGCATTCGCTGGGGGAGGCGTACGAGGTTGCTGCGCAACTGGGCGGAACTGCCGGGGTTGCGCTGCGTCATGCCGCCCGGGACGCGTTCGTGCACGGGCTGCACGTGACGTTGCTCGTGAGTGCGGGGTTGTTGCTGCTCGGCGCGGTGATGGCGTTGCGGTTGCCGCGGGGCATGCAGTGCGAGGGCGCCGGTGCGGTGGAGTTGCCCGCACCCAGGGACTCCCCGGAGTCGCGCGTCTCGGTGTGA